A single genomic interval of Lathyrus oleraceus cultivar Zhongwan6 chromosome 7, CAAS_Psat_ZW6_1.0, whole genome shotgun sequence harbors:
- the LOC127107413 gene encoding transcription factor RAX2, translating into MGRAPCCDKTSVKRGPWSPEEDSKLKDYIEKHGTGGNWISLPHKAGLKRCGKSCRLRWLNYLRPNIKHGDFSDEEDRIICSLYVNIGSRWSIIAAQLPGRTDNDIKNYWNTKLKKKLMALHLPRKPSFPPSSSFFDYFTQTPTTSFTNLQTISLPSNNYYPNTSFNPFYQNQDSMNPHIMQYNNNYPIIKDNNMFMFGSEGSCSSSDGSCKEIKQEEIGYHHHMSSTTGFDDFNNNSNNFMINCNNNNESVVGGGENMNQYEEKSNGVGYSYNNISQSQTLTPLLGYGLEDIKHLISSNNNINKDFNVDEIHKSEENGMYYYHY; encoded by the exons atGGGAAGAGCTCCATGTTGTGACAAAACAAGTGTGAAGAGAGGTCCATGGTCACCAGAAGAAGACTCAAAACTAAAAGACTACATAGAGAAACATGGAACTGGTGGGAATTGGATTTCTCTTCCTCATAAAGCTG GTTTGAAGAGATGTGGAAAGAGTTGCAGATTGAGATGGCTTAACTATCTTAGGCCAAACATTAAGCATGGAGATTTTTCTGATGAGGAAGACAGAATAATTTGCAGTCTCTATGTTAATATTGGAAGCAG GTGGTCAATCATAGCTGCACAATTGCCAGGTAGGACAGACAATGATATCAAGAACTATTGGAACACAAAGTTGAAGAAAAAACTCATGGCTTTGCATCTTCCTAGGAAACCTTCATTTCCACCTTCATCTTCTTTCTTTGACTACTTTACTCAAACTCCAACAACATCCTTCACTAATCTTCAAACCATTTCACTTCCTTCAAATAACTACTATCCAAACACAAGTTTCAACCCTTTTTACCAAAACCAAGATTCCATGAATCCTCACATCATGCAATATAATAATAACTACCCTATTATCAAAGACAACAACATGTTTATGTTTGGAAGTGAAGGAAGTTGTAGTTCATCGGATGGAAGTTGCAAGGAAATCAAGCAAGAAGAAATTGGTTATCATCATCACATGTCTAGTACTACAGGCTTTGATGACTTCAACAATAATAGTAATAACTTTATGATAAATTGTAACAACAACAATGAAAGTGTTGTTGGTGGTGGTGAAAATATGAACCAATACGAAGAAAAATCAAATGGAGTTGGATATAGTTACAATAATATTAGTCAAAGTCAAACATTAACTCCATTACTAGGTTATGGTCTTGAAGATATTAAGCATTTGATtagtagcaacaacaacatcaacaaagATTTTAATGTTGATGAAATTCATAAGAGTGAAGAGAATGGTATGTACTATTACCATTACTAG